TCCAACGAACAGTTCCTCACCCTCGCGCAAACCCATTTCCAAGCTCAACAGCAACAGGCAGTTCACGAACTCGATTCCCGAAAACAAGCCATTTCATCTCTCCTCCAGCCTGTCGGCGACACCCTGCGCCAGGTGCAAAACAAACTCGGAGACATGGAAAAAGACCGCCAGTTCACCTACGCCTCGCTCCGGGAACAAATCAAGCTTATCACTGAAAGCAACACGACGCTCCGCAAGGAAACGAGCCGACTCTCCCAGGCACTTCACAACAACAACATGCGCGGCAAATGGGGAGAACTCCAACTACGGCGCGTCGTCGAAATGGCAGGCATGGTCGAATACTGCGACTTTACCGTCCAGACAAGCCGCAACGACGATCAGTCGTCCATCCGTCCCGACCTCGTCGTCAACCTCCCGGGCAACCGCCACATCATCGTTGATGCCAAAGCGCCGATGAACGCCTACCTGGAAGCCATGGCCACCGAAGATCCCGACCAGAGGAGCAGCCTCCTCGTACGCCATGCCCGCCAGGTACGCGACCACCTGACGCGGCTGGGTTCCAAATCCTACTTTTCCCAGTTTGAGAACACGCCGGAATTTGTCGTCATGTTCCTGCCCGGGGAATCGTTCTTTCAGGCGGCCATGGAAGCGGATCCCACCCTGATCGAGACCGGAGTCGACAACCGGGTCATTCTGGCTACGCCTACGACGCTCATTGCCCTCCTGCGGGCCGTTGCCTACGGTTGGCGCCAGGAACAACTCGCCGAAAACGCCCGCGCCATCTCCAAGGCCGGAGCCGACCTCTACGACAGCTGCATTACTCTTACGGAGCATTTTTGCTCTGTCGGCCAAAGCCTCAACAGAACCGTTGCCCAATTCAACAAAGCCGTCGCTTCCTACGAAAGCCGCCTCCTTCCCCGCGCCCGAAAACTGAGAGAACTGGGCATCCCCGCCAAAAAGGACATCCCGGAAGCCATCCCCGCCCCGGAAAGCCTCGCACGGGAACTGGCACCCGTCCCCGATGAAAGCCGACCGGTATTTACGCCATTATCTGCGCCTCTAAAGTAGATGTCCTTCTCATCGCCGGAAAAATGCAAGAAGCAAGAGAAAAGGCCGACGAAGCCAAGAAATGGAGCATCATCAGCGCCATTATTGGGGTTGCCTGCATCGCGATCTGTATCTCCCTATTCGTTATTTCCGTCTAAGATCGGCCCAAACCTTTTGCCGAAGGACAAGATATCCCACTACTCTTTTGTTCGGGCACTTTCTCAAAACCACCGGAGATGGCGGCTGTGTACAAACACGAAAATTCCTGTGGAGTCGCAGCAAGTACTTCTTGCTCCTGACAGGGTTGGCACTTTTTGCCTTCACTTTCTTTATCGTTCTCAAACACCAGAGCCCGGCAACCATTC
This is a stretch of genomic DNA from Akkermansia sp. N21116. It encodes these proteins:
- a CDS encoding DNA recombination protein RmuC, with protein sequence MPDSLIFQLLPWSLVILLLVLAAVLAVQLFRTRERVIRAEAELNAVRETSVQTDALLAQARETLRESFAEVGARALKASNEQFLTLAQTHFQAQQQQAVHELDSRKQAISSLLQPVGDTLRQVQNKLGDMEKDRQFTYASLREQIKLITESNTTLRKETSRLSQALHNNNMRGKWGELQLRRVVEMAGMVEYCDFTVQTSRNDDQSSIRPDLVVNLPGNRHIIVDAKAPMNAYLEAMATEDPDQRSSLLVRHARQVRDHLTRLGSKSYFSQFENTPEFVVMFLPGESFFQAAMEADPTLIETGVDNRVILATPTTLIALLRAVAYGWRQEQLAENARAISKAGADLYDSCITLTEHFCSVGQSLNRTVAQFNKAVASYESRLLPRARKLRELGIPAKKDIPEAIPAPESLARELAPVPDESRPVFTPLSAPLK
- a CDS encoding CD225/dispanin family protein; amino-acid sequence: MAGKMQEAREKADEAKKWSIISAIIGVACIAICISLFVISV